A section of the Anabaena cylindrica PCC 7122 genome encodes:
- a CDS encoding Gfo/Idh/MocA family protein: protein MTKIKLAVIGVGRWGVHLLRNFLSHPQVSVVAVVDPHLERLMVIKEQFNLDENILLTTDWQHAKEIAGLTAVAIATPANTHYALINDSLQHGYHVLAEKPITLDPEECRKLCQLAEHQQLILMVDHTYLFHPAVQKGQTVVQAGQLGDLRYGYATRTHLGPVRQDVDALWDLAIHDIAIFNTWLGKLPVKVQATGTVWLQETGEIVGKTTLPETQGLADLVWVTLTYPDNFQAYIHLCWLNPDKQRRLGIVGSKGSLIFDEMSPSSPLTLLHGEFEQQGHKFIPVNQYQEVLELEKGEPLGRVCDRFITSILHNTPSQVSSGWVGRELVEILTALTKSLKQGGKTINIIPN from the coding sequence ATGACTAAAATTAAACTTGCAGTTATCGGTGTTGGACGTTGGGGAGTGCATTTGCTCAGAAATTTTCTGTCACATCCCCAAGTGAGTGTGGTGGCGGTTGTAGACCCGCATTTAGAACGATTGATGGTTATAAAAGAACAGTTTAATTTAGATGAAAATATATTATTAACAACCGACTGGCAGCACGCGAAGGAGATAGCTGGACTAACAGCAGTTGCGATCGCAACTCCAGCTAATACTCACTATGCCTTAATTAACGACTCTCTCCAACATGGATATCATGTTTTAGCAGAAAAACCCATCACTCTTGACCCAGAAGAATGCCGAAAACTTTGTCAATTAGCTGAACATCAGCAATTGATACTCATGGTTGACCACACTTATTTATTTCACCCAGCAGTACAAAAAGGTCAAACTGTAGTTCAAGCTGGTCAGTTAGGCGATTTACGTTATGGCTATGCTACCCGCACCCATTTGGGGCCAGTTCGGCAAGATGTTGATGCACTGTGGGATTTAGCTATTCATGATATAGCCATCTTTAACACTTGGTTAGGTAAGTTACCTGTGAAAGTGCAAGCAACGGGTACAGTTTGGTTACAGGAGACTGGGGAAATAGTAGGAAAAACTACATTACCTGAAACCCAAGGTTTAGCTGATTTGGTTTGGGTAACGCTGACTTATCCAGATAATTTTCAAGCATATATTCACCTCTGCTGGCTGAATCCTGATAAACAGAGACGGTTAGGGATTGTCGGTAGCAAAGGAAGTTTGATTTTTGATGAAATGTCTCCTTCATCACCTTTAACCCTGTTACATGGGGAGTTTGAGCAACAGGGGCATAAATTTATCCCAGTGAATCAATACCAGGAAGTACTGGAACTAGAAAAAGGTGAACCATTGGGACGAGTATGCGATCGCTTTATAACCTCTATTCTCCACAATACACCTTCACAGGTTTCCTCTGGTTGGGTAGGTAGAGAGTTAGTAGAAATTCTCAC
- the rnc gene encoding ribonuclease III, with the protein MSRVYPRRQRQLESLVQKLGLSKDEPIKWPLLDLALTHATVSDSANYEQLEFVGDAVVRLVAAVVLWEHYPDCSVGDFAAIRSVLVSDRILAQLARGYGLELYLLVAGSATADHVGQESRLADAFEAVLGALYLSTHNLDLIRPWLDPHFQELTTEIRLDPARLNYKAALQEWTQAQFKVLPEYRVVEVNQPHRTHERFVAEVWLHEKMLGQGKGRSIKAAEQAAAKIAYSAVTEDVTND; encoded by the coding sequence ATGTCCCGCGTTTATCCTCGCCGTCAACGGCAACTTGAAAGTTTAGTCCAAAAGTTAGGTTTGTCAAAAGATGAACCGATAAAGTGGCCATTGCTTGACTTGGCGCTAACTCACGCCACTGTTTCAGACTCGGCAAATTATGAACAGTTGGAGTTTGTGGGTGATGCGGTGGTACGGCTGGTGGCTGCTGTGGTGTTATGGGAACATTACCCTGATTGCTCGGTTGGTGATTTTGCGGCTATTCGTTCGGTGTTGGTGAGCGATCGCATTCTTGCCCAATTAGCAAGAGGATATGGTTTAGAATTATACTTACTTGTTGCTGGTAGTGCTACTGCTGATCATGTTGGTCAAGAATCACGTCTCGCAGATGCTTTTGAAGCAGTTCTGGGGGCGCTTTATCTCAGCACTCACAATCTCGACCTCATTCGCCCTTGGTTAGATCCCCACTTCCAAGAACTAACGACAGAAATTCGTCTTGACCCGGCTCGACTCAATTATAAAGCGGCATTGCAAGAATGGACTCAGGCACAATTTAAAGTTTTGCCAGAATATAGAGTTGTGGAAGTTAATCAACCCCACCGCACTCATGAACGTTTTGTCGCTGAGGTTTGGTTACATGAGAAAATGTTAGGACAAGGTAAGGGACGCTCAATTAAAGCCGCTGAACAAGCTGCTGCTAAAATAGCTTATTCGGCAGTTACCGAAGATGTGACTAATGACTAA
- a CDS encoding transposase — MVYHQLRTQVRKTVNKKERATAGIIDSQTVKTAEQAGQVNGYDGCKRIKGRKRFILVDTLGLLISVIFTEANFR; from the coding sequence TTGGTCTATCACCAACTCCGAACACAAGTCCGGAAAACTGTAAACAAGAAAGAGAGAGCAACAGCAGGCATTATCGATAGTCAAACGGTGAAAACAGCAGAACAAGCCGGACAAGTGAATGGTTATGACGGATGTAAGCGAATAAAAGGCAGAAAGCGGTTTATTCTAGTCGATACATTAGGGTTGCTAATTTCGGTCATTTTCACTGAAGCCAACTTTCGCTAA
- a CDS encoding trifunctional serine/threonine-protein kinase/ATP-binding protein/sensor histidine kinase, whose translation MTSTFLENIPGYSISEELYNGSRTQVYRGYRKVDQQPVVVKLLKNPYPSFNELLLFRNQYTIARNLNSPLIVQNYSLEPYQNSYALVMEDFGGISLKEWGTRATQQSLEKFLVIAITLCNILDILYQERIIHKDIKPNNILINPETKQVKLIDFSIASLLPRETQTLINPNVLEGTLSYISPEQTGRMNRGIDYRTDFYSLGVTFYELLTGELPFVSNDPMELVHSHIAKIAPLVHEINSEIPSVLSKIVSKLMAKNAEDRYQNALALKFDLENCLHQLQVLGKIENFEIASRDVCDRFIIPDKLYGRENEVQSLLKAFERVADGSSELMLVAGFSGIGKTAVVNEVHKPITRQCGYFIKGKYDQFNRNIPFSAFVQAFRSLMGQILSASDIELAHWKEQILATVGENGQVLIEVIPELEYIIGSQPPIIELVGSASQNRFNLLFGKFIQVFTKKEHPLVIFLDDLQWADSASLNLLKLLMSESEAGYLLVLGAYRDNEVFPAHPLMLTLNEIRKGGVNLNTLMLAALNELDITYLVADTLQCSNNIAAPLSHSIYQKTQGNPFFTIQFLYGLHEEECIIFNRSSGYWQCDLTQMTQLALTDDVVEFTIRRLQRLPEATQQVLKLAACIGNRFDLETLAVVCEATQDSVAADLWPSLQEGLVIPENSTYKFFQGKGHDVEAADNITVSYLFLHDRVQQAAYSLIPETLRQATQFQIGKLLLANVSPEEQGSKIFAIVNHLNEGFVMHQSQEERSELLQLNLIAGKRAKESTAYGVAVTYFTVAERLLPPDSWQQCYEKTLDVYFNLAEVKYLSGDFQSSLAIVEAISSFARQQIERAEAFNLAILMFTLQGQYLQALQYGQKALSCLNFDLSEIDLPEKLESYQREIELKLGDRTVEQLVDEPESTDPEKRLIIKILNNLIVPVYVLEKGELYFVVALSMVSVSLNFGVIAESGNGFSAYGMYLGYYQSEYQSGYEFGVLAESLAKRFKQADNLCKACYMLGNNLLSWVRPLRCSGPIFDRGLVAGLQSGEMVFSGNLLMYKLLNSFYAGESLLEIQQNIPEYLEFCAKKLNYQLPVDVISGLNIALAELTASPAEDIPTEQQHLEVCKINNSDYAICHYLLLKTKILCFYGRYEEALESAQGAEDLVGTITGKYQVAAINFYQSIAIAEYCRSHSLGLDNSYIQKVKSNQAQLSLWAASCPENFAHKYDLVNAVLSVLSGQKTEAIELFDGAISGAKVNGYLQEEALANELAGKFCLEWGKEKFAAGYIQEAYYCYVKWGAKAKIADLERRYPQLLAPILQQTHTPFSTRDTIFSLPNVTSISSSTSHSTNVSVALDLAAILKASHTISGEIEFEKLLSSLLEIVIENAGADKCVFMLLLDDSLGDTKTERLLIKGSITTGSKPVVLRPIPIEDSQEIPHKLIYKVKHNRQTAVIVDASADLTLANDPYIIRQQPKSILCSPILHQGKLMGILYLENNLTMGAFTSDRIELLNLLCAQAAISLENSRLYERSQEYAQQLEQALHNLQQAQLQMIQSEKMSALGNLVAGVAHEMNNPLGFIAVSIKQAKPTISDLVEHLKLYKETLPDKSEKILDHESEIDLEYSLEDLPKMLDSMTSACDRLENISTSLRTFSRADRDYKVPFNIHEGIDSTILILKHRLKANEQRPTIEVVTNYGNLPQIECFPGQLNQVFMNILANAVDALEEANIGKSFAEIQAYPNCITITTSIIDHQSVKISIADNGKGMRAEVQEKIFDHLFTTKQVGKGTGLGLAIARQIVEEKHGGTITVNSVLGEGTEFIISLPI comes from the coding sequence ATGACTAGCACTTTTCTTGAGAATATTCCCGGATATAGCATCAGCGAAGAACTCTATAATGGCTCCCGAACCCAAGTTTATCGAGGTTATCGAAAAGTTGATCAACAACCAGTAGTCGTTAAATTACTGAAAAATCCTTATCCCAGCTTTAACGAACTTTTGTTGTTTCGCAACCAGTACACAATTGCCAGAAATCTCAACTCCCCCCTGATAGTCCAAAACTACAGTCTAGAACCTTACCAAAATAGTTATGCACTAGTTATGGAAGACTTTGGGGGGATTTCTCTTAAGGAGTGGGGAACTAGAGCAACCCAACAATCTTTAGAAAAATTTTTAGTGATAGCGATCACCCTGTGCAACATCTTAGATATTCTCTATCAAGAGCGAATTATTCATAAAGATATCAAACCTAACAATATATTAATTAACCCTGAAACTAAACAAGTTAAATTAATCGACTTTAGTATTGCATCTTTATTACCAAGGGAAACCCAAACCCTCATCAATCCTAATGTCTTAGAAGGAACATTAAGTTACATTTCCCCCGAACAAACAGGCAGAATGAATCGAGGGATTGACTATCGCACAGATTTCTACTCACTCGGCGTAACTTTCTACGAATTACTTACAGGAGAGTTACCTTTTGTTTCCAACGACCCAATGGAGTTGGTACATTCTCATATTGCCAAAATCGCACCATTAGTACACGAAATTAATTCAGAAATTCCATCTGTACTATCAAAAATTGTCAGTAAATTGATGGCGAAGAATGCTGAAGATAGATATCAGAATGCTTTGGCACTGAAATTTGATTTAGAAAATTGTCTACATCAGTTACAAGTTTTGGGTAAAATTGAAAATTTTGAAATTGCAAGTAGGGATGTGTGCGATCGCTTCATTATCCCCGACAAACTGTACGGACGGGAAAATGAAGTTCAGTCTTTACTCAAAGCCTTCGAGCGTGTTGCTGACGGCAGTTCTGAACTGATGCTGGTGGCTGGTTTCTCTGGTATTGGCAAAACTGCGGTGGTGAATGAAGTCCACAAACCCATCACCCGACAGTGCGGCTATTTCATCAAAGGAAAGTACGATCAGTTCAATCGCAATATTCCGTTTTCAGCCTTTGTCCAAGCTTTTCGCAGCTTGATGGGACAAATCCTGAGTGCATCCGATATAGAACTAGCTCACTGGAAGGAGCAAATCCTGGCTACTGTTGGTGAAAATGGACAAGTTCTGATTGAAGTCATTCCCGAACTAGAATACATCATTGGTTCCCAACCCCCGATAATTGAGTTGGTTGGTAGTGCATCTCAGAATCGGTTTAATCTGCTCTTTGGCAAATTTATTCAGGTATTTACGAAAAAAGAACATCCCTTAGTGATTTTCCTCGATGATTTACAGTGGGCCGATTCCGCTTCTTTGAACCTTTTGAAATTGTTGATGAGCGAGTCAGAAGCAGGCTATCTACTCGTACTCGGAGCTTATCGGGATAATGAAGTTTTTCCAGCCCACCCGCTGATGCTAACCCTGAATGAGATTAGAAAAGGTGGTGTCAATCTCAATACTCTCATGTTGGCTGCTTTGAATGAATTAGATATTACCTATTTAGTTGCCGATACATTGCAGTGTTCAAATAATATTGCTGCACCGCTTTCGCACTCGATTTACCAAAAAACTCAGGGAAATCCATTTTTCACCATTCAGTTTTTGTACGGACTGCACGAGGAAGAATGTATTATTTTCAATCGTTCCTCCGGCTATTGGCAGTGTGACTTAACACAGATGACACAGTTGGCTCTAACGGATGATGTTGTGGAATTTACGATCCGACGATTGCAGAGACTACCAGAAGCAACACAGCAAGTATTAAAGCTAGCGGCGTGCATTGGTAATCGATTTGATTTAGAAACATTAGCAGTAGTCTGTGAAGCTACTCAAGATAGTGTAGCCGCAGATTTGTGGCCATCGCTTCAAGAGGGGTTAGTGATTCCAGAAAACTCAACCTACAAGTTTTTCCAGGGAAAGGGACATGATGTAGAAGCGGCTGATAACATTACTGTTAGTTATCTGTTTCTACACGATCGAGTGCAGCAAGCCGCTTACTCTCTCATTCCTGAGACTTTGAGACAAGCAACTCAATTCCAAATTGGCAAACTTCTCCTTGCTAATGTTTCGCCAGAAGAACAAGGCAGCAAAATTTTTGCGATCGTCAATCACTTAAATGAGGGCTTTGTAATGCATCAAAGCCAAGAAGAACGCTCAGAACTTTTACAGCTAAACTTGATTGCCGGGAAAAGGGCTAAAGAGTCTACTGCCTATGGGGTTGCTGTTACCTACTTTACGGTAGCTGAACGCTTATTACCTCCCGATAGTTGGCAGCAATGTTATGAGAAGACTTTAGATGTTTATTTCAATCTCGCAGAAGTTAAGTATTTGTCTGGAGATTTTCAATCTTCTCTAGCCATTGTAGAAGCGATCTCTAGCTTTGCAAGACAACAAATTGAAAGAGCTGAAGCGTTTAACCTAGCGATTCTGATGTTCACATTGCAAGGTCAGTACCTCCAAGCACTTCAGTATGGACAAAAGGCATTGTCTTGCTTGAATTTTGATTTATCAGAAATAGACTTACCAGAGAAACTTGAATCTTACCAACGTGAGATTGAATTGAAATTAGGCGATCGCACAGTAGAGCAGCTAGTCGATGAACCAGAGTCCACAGATCCAGAAAAACGCCTGATTATCAAAATATTAAATAATTTAATAGTACCAGTTTATGTTCTAGAAAAGGGAGAGCTATACTTTGTTGTGGCGCTATCGATGGTTTCAGTATCTCTCAATTTTGGCGTAATAGCTGAATCAGGAAACGGATTTTCAGCCTATGGAATGTATCTCGGATATTATCAGAGCGAGTATCAATCTGGCTATGAATTTGGAGTTCTGGCAGAAAGTTTAGCCAAACGATTTAAGCAAGCAGATAATCTATGCAAAGCTTGCTATATGCTGGGGAATAATCTGCTTTCTTGGGTGCGTCCCTTGCGTTGCTCTGGGCCTATTTTCGATCGAGGATTAGTGGCTGGGCTACAGTCTGGGGAGATGGTTTTCTCAGGTAATCTTTTGATGTACAAGCTGCTCAATTCATTTTATGCCGGAGAAAGCCTATTAGAAATTCAGCAGAATATTCCTGAATATTTAGAATTTTGTGCCAAGAAACTTAATTATCAGCTTCCTGTGGATGTGATCTCTGGATTAAACATTGCGCTTGCTGAACTTACAGCTAGTCCTGCTGAGGATATCCCGACTGAGCAGCAGCATCTTGAAGTATGTAAAATAAACAACAGTGATTATGCAATTTGCCACTATTTGCTCCTAAAAACTAAAATTCTATGTTTTTACGGGCGCTATGAAGAGGCATTGGAATCGGCTCAGGGGGCTGAAGACCTCGTTGGTACAATTACTGGAAAATATCAGGTTGCAGCTATCAATTTCTATCAATCTATTGCTATAGCTGAATACTGTCGGAGTCATTCTCTAGGTTTAGACAATAGTTATATCCAAAAAGTTAAATCAAACCAAGCGCAACTGAGTCTATGGGCAGCTAGTTGTCCTGAAAACTTTGCTCATAAGTATGATCTCGTGAATGCAGTTTTAAGCGTTTTATCAGGACAGAAAACAGAAGCAATTGAACTGTTCGATGGTGCTATTTCTGGAGCTAAAGTCAATGGTTACCTCCAAGAAGAAGCCTTAGCAAACGAACTTGCAGGCAAATTCTGCCTCGAATGGGGCAAAGAAAAATTCGCCGCAGGCTATATACAAGAAGCTTATTATTGTTACGTAAAATGGGGTGCAAAAGCCAAAATTGCCGATCTGGAAAGACGCTATCCACAATTGCTAGCCCCTATCCTCCAGCAAACTCATACTCCCTTCTCCACTAGGGACACAATCTTCTCATTGCCAAATGTTACATCCATCAGTTCCAGCACTTCCCACAGTACTAATGTATCTGTGGCTTTAGATTTAGCTGCCATTCTCAAAGCTTCTCATACTATCTCAGGTGAAATCGAATTTGAAAAATTGCTTTCATCGTTGCTTGAGATCGTTATTGAAAATGCTGGGGCTGATAAATGCGTGTTCATGCTGTTGCTAGACGATTCGCTAGGCGATACCAAAACTGAACGCCTGTTAATCAAAGGGTCAATTACCACAGGTTCAAAGCCAGTTGTCTTGCGGCCTATTCCCATTGAAGATAGCCAGGAAATTCCCCACAAGCTGATTTACAAAGTCAAACATAATAGGCAGACTGCTGTAATAGTTGATGCGAGTGCCGATCTGACTTTAGCCAACGACCCATATATCATACGTCAGCAGCCGAAAAGTATCTTGTGCAGCCCGATTTTGCATCAAGGTAAGTTGATGGGCATTTTATATCTAGAAAATAATTTAACAATGGGGGCATTTACAAGCGATCGCATCGAACTCCTTAACTTGCTATGCGCTCAAGCGGCAATTTCTTTGGAAAATTCCCGACTTTATGAGCGTTCTCAGGAATATGCCCAACAGCTAGAACAGGCATTACATAACTTACAGCAAGCACAATTACAAATGATCCAAAGTGAAAAAATGTCTGCTTTGGGTAACTTAGTTGCTGGTGTCGCTCACGAAATGAATAATCCTTTAGGTTTTATTGCTGTCAGTATTAAACAAGCTAAACCCACTATTTCTGATCTTGTGGAACACTTAAAACTTTATAAAGAAACTTTACCCGATAAGAGTGAAAAAATTCTTGACCACGAGTCAGAAATCGACTTGGAATATAGCTTAGAAGACTTGCCAAAAATGCTTGATTCGATGACGAGCGCCTGCGACAGGCTGGAAAACATCAGTACCTCACTTCGCACTTTCTCTCGTGCCGATCGCGATTACAAAGTACCGTTTAATATTCACGAAGGTATTGATAGCACTATTCTTATTCTCAAACATCGTCTGAAAGCTAACGAACAACGTCCCACTATTGAAGTTGTCACAAACTACGGTAATTTACCTCAAATTGAATGTTTCCCTGGGCAATTAAATCAGGTGTTTATGAATATTCTTGCTAATGCTGTTGATGCGTTAGAAGAAGCAAATATTGGTAAGAGTTTTGCAGAGATTCAAGCTTATCCTAACTGCATCACAATCACAACATCAATCATCGATCATCAATCCGTAAAAATATCAATTGCGGATAATGGCAAAGGCATGAGAGCAGAAGTCCAAGAAAAAATATTTGACCATTTATTTACTACCAAGCAAGTCGGTAAAGGTACGGGATTAGGATTAGCGATCGCCCGTCAAATTGTTGAAGAAAAACACGGTGGTACAATCACAGTTAATTCTGTTCTAGGCGAAGGGACAGAGTTTATAATTTCTCTTCCTATATAA
- the corA gene encoding magnesium/cobalt transporter CorA gives MIKKIHHLPKVITKPFRKSYYHQPGTLPGTIIINENAEPPNIILIDYNQTTLIREQITNPEDCANYLDTESVSWVDVQGLGNQDILERLGKVFDLHPLVLEDVVNMVERPKIEDYEDQLVIIARMVIPKEQGYGFYSEQVSLVLGQYYLLTVQEEPKYDCFEGVRTRITKGKGIIRKQGSDYLAYCLLDAIIDGFFPILELYGEHIEELEEEVIVKPTPQTLQKIYQIRRELLQLRRAIWPQRDTINFLIRDSSELISDEVRIYLRDCYDHTVQVMDMVETYRELASGLMDVYLSAVSNKMNEIMKFLTVVSSIFIPLTFVAGIYGMNFNTEKSPYNMPELNWYWGYPLCLGLMAIIACGLIFFFWQRGWLSNSVRMKRNSK, from the coding sequence ATGATTAAAAAAATTCATCATCTTCCCAAAGTCATAACCAAACCTTTCCGCAAGTCATACTATCACCAACCTGGAACTTTACCAGGTACAATCATCATTAATGAAAATGCTGAACCACCAAATATTATTTTGATTGACTACAACCAAACTACTTTAATCCGTGAACAAATAACTAACCCAGAAGATTGCGCCAATTATTTGGATACAGAATCTGTTTCTTGGGTAGATGTACAAGGTTTAGGTAATCAAGATATTTTAGAAAGATTGGGTAAAGTCTTCGATTTACATCCTCTTGTTTTAGAAGATGTTGTCAATATGGTAGAGCGACCAAAAATAGAAGATTATGAAGACCAGTTAGTGATCATTGCTCGCATGGTAATACCAAAAGAACAAGGCTATGGTTTTTATAGTGAACAAGTTAGTTTAGTCTTGGGTCAATATTATTTACTCACTGTTCAAGAAGAGCCAAAATATGATTGTTTTGAAGGAGTAAGAACGCGAATTACTAAAGGTAAAGGCATAATTCGTAAACAAGGATCAGATTATTTAGCTTATTGTTTATTAGACGCAATTATTGATGGATTTTTTCCAATTCTAGAACTTTATGGAGAGCATATTGAAGAATTAGAAGAAGAAGTAATAGTCAAGCCTACTCCACAAACCTTACAAAAAATATATCAAATCCGACGAGAATTACTACAATTACGTCGAGCAATTTGGCCTCAACGGGATACAATTAATTTTTTGATTAGAGATAGCAGTGAACTGATTAGTGATGAGGTAAGAATTTATCTGCGAGATTGTTACGATCATACAGTGCAAGTAATGGATATGGTCGAAACTTACCGAGAACTAGCATCTGGATTAATGGATGTCTATCTTTCAGCGGTTAGTAATAAAATGAATGAAATCATGAAGTTCCTAACAGTGGTTTCATCAATTTTTATTCCCTTAACTTTTGTAGCTGGAATTTATGGCATGAATTTCAATACAGAAAAATCTCCATACAATATGCCTGAACTGAATTGGTATTGGGGCTATCCATTGTGCTTGGGGTTAATGGCCATAATTGCCTGTGGATTAATATTCTTTTTTTGGCAACGGGGTTGGCTTTCAAATTCAGTAAGGATGAAACGAAATTCAAAATAA
- the lepB gene encoding signal peptidase I translates to MQNQVSDNKSSQQPDNSWILELGKTVILSIFLALGIRTFVAEARWIPSGSMEPTLHGVPDQWKADKIIVDKVKYKFATPERGDIVVFSPTEELQKEQYQDAFIKRIIGLPGEKVELRDGKVYINNNPLQENKYLSPSVRTVVDVCTSGPQPPFLATPETIPPNSYLVLGDNRGSSYDGRCWGLVPQKNIIGRAVVRFWPLNNIGALDKSPLYPTSNP, encoded by the coding sequence ATGCAAAATCAAGTGTCTGATAACAAATCTAGCCAACAACCTGATAACTCCTGGATCTTAGAGCTAGGTAAAACGGTTATCTTGAGTATCTTTCTTGCTCTAGGAATTCGTACCTTTGTCGCTGAAGCACGTTGGATTCCCTCTGGATCAATGGAACCGACACTGCATGGTGTACCAGACCAATGGAAGGCAGACAAGATTATTGTTGATAAGGTGAAGTACAAATTTGCTACTCCTGAACGGGGAGATATAGTAGTATTTTCACCAACTGAGGAACTACAAAAAGAACAGTACCAGGATGCCTTTATTAAGCGAATTATTGGTTTACCTGGAGAAAAAGTAGAACTTAGGGATGGCAAAGTCTATATTAATAACAACCCCCTCCAAGAAAATAAATATTTATCCCCTTCTGTGCGTACAGTTGTCGATGTTTGCACATCAGGACCGCAACCTCCTTTTTTAGCTACACCGGAAACCATACCACCCAATTCATACTTAGTGTTAGGTGACAACCGTGGTAGTAGCTATGATGGTCGTTGTTGGGGTCTAGTTCCTCAGAAAAATATCATTGGTCGTGCTGTAGTCAGATTCTGGCCGCTTAATAATATCGGAGCTTTAGACAAGTCACCTTTGTATCCCACTTCCAATCCTTAA
- a CDS encoding dihydroorotase, translating into MSSPKSLLIRQARLILPNGELMIGDVLTAGRQIVEVGTQITGTTSTQEIDARGLTLLPGVIDPQVHFREPGLEHKEDLFTASCACAKGGVTSFLEMPNTKPLTISQSALDDKLRRAADKCLVNYGFFIGATADNLAELLSAKPTPGIKIFMGSMHGQLLVDQEGLLEAIFAQGDRLIAVHAEDQERIKQRRLEFAGIDDPAVHSQIQDNQAALLATQLALKLSKKYQRRLHILHMSTAEEAELLREDKPSWVTAEVTPQHLLLNTSAYETIGSLAQMNPPLRSPHDNEILWQALRDGIIDFIATDHAPHTLEEKAQPYPNTPSGMPGVETSLPLMLTAAMEGKCTVAQVANWMSKAVAVAYGIPNKGEITPGYDADLVLVDLNNYREVKREEVLSKCGWNSFEGWNLTGWPVTTIVGGEIVYDKGQVNTEIRGQALTFLSKHDH; encoded by the coding sequence ATGTCATCTCCAAAAAGTTTACTAATTCGCCAAGCACGCCTAATTCTACCCAATGGTGAGTTGATGATTGGCGACGTGCTAACGGCTGGACGGCAAATAGTCGAGGTAGGGACTCAAATTACTGGTACTACATCAACTCAAGAAATTGACGCACGAGGGTTAACTTTGTTGCCTGGGGTAATCGATCCACAGGTACATTTCCGGGAACCGGGACTAGAACACAAGGAAGACTTGTTTACTGCTAGTTGTGCTTGTGCTAAGGGGGGAGTGACCTCCTTTTTAGAAATGCCTAATACAAAGCCTTTGACAATTAGCCAGTCAGCTTTGGATGATAAGCTACGACGGGCTGCCGATAAGTGCTTAGTTAATTATGGCTTTTTTATTGGGGCGACGGCTGATAATTTAGCCGAATTACTTTCGGCAAAGCCGACACCAGGAATTAAGATTTTTATGGGGTCGATGCATGGGCAGTTGCTGGTTGATCAAGAAGGTCTGCTAGAGGCGATTTTTGCCCAGGGCGATCGCTTAATTGCTGTTCATGCTGAAGATCAAGAGAGAATTAAGCAACGCCGTCTAGAGTTTGCGGGGATTGATGATCCTGCTGTTCATTCGCAAATTCAGGATAATCAAGCTGCACTGTTAGCAACCCAACTGGCATTAAAACTTTCTAAAAAATACCAACGACGGTTACATATTCTACATATGTCAACGGCTGAGGAGGCAGAGTTACTGCGTGAGGATAAACCAAGTTGGGTAACGGCGGAGGTGACACCACAACATTTGTTGTTAAATACGAGTGCCTATGAAACCATTGGGAGTTTAGCGCAGATGAATCCACCATTGCGATCGCCCCACGATAATGAAATACTGTGGCAAGCTTTACGTGATGGCATCATTGACTTCATCGCCACAGACCACGCACCACACACCTTAGAAGAAAAAGCTCAACCTTACCCCAATACTCCTTCAGGAATGCCTGGTGTAGAAACTTCCCTACCTTTAATGTTAACTGCGGCAATGGAAGGAAAATGTACTGTTGCTCAAGTTGCTAATTGGATGTCTAAGGCTGTGGCTGTGGCTTATGGTATTCCCAATAAGGGAGAAATTACCCCTGGTTACGATGCTGATTTAGTGCTGGTAGATTTAAACAACTACCGTGAAGTTAAACGTGAAGAAGTTTTAAGCAAGTGCGGTTGGAATTCCTTTGAAGGATGGAACCTGACAGGTTGGCCTGTCACAACAATTGTCGGCGGAGAGATTGTCTATGACAAAGGCCAGGTAAATACGGAAATTCGCGGCCAAGCTTTAACATTCTTGTCAAAACATGATCACTGA